The Scophthalmus maximus strain ysfricsl-2021 chromosome 7, ASM2237912v1, whole genome shotgun sequence genome includes a window with the following:
- the LOC118315096 gene encoding gastricsin gives MKCLVALLVCAVLAEGVVRIPLHKHKSMREALREKGIELPYQDPALKYQPNEFAGSANMYINNYADTTYYGAISIGTPPQSFQVLFDTGSANLWVDSVYCNTQACNAHTKFNPRQSSTYSANGQSFYLPYGAGSLYGIFGYDTVNVGGIVINNQEIGLSTNEPGQNFVVAKFDGILGLSYPTISAGRETPVMDNMMSQNLLNADIFAFYLSRGEQQGSVLSFGEVDNSLYQGQIYWTPVTSETYWQIGIQGFQINGQATNWCSRGCQSIVDTGTSMLTAPSQLLPYIMQAIGAQRNQYGMYVVDCSQVNNLPTLSFVISGTAFPLPPSAYIIQEGYQTCAVGITPTYLPSRDGEPLWIFGDVFLREYYSVYDRTNNRVGFAVAA, from the exons ATGAAGTGTCTCGTTGCTCTTCTTGTGTGCGCGGTGCTCGCAGAGGGAGTCGTCAG GATTCCGCTGCATAAGCACAAGTCGATGCGCGAGGCCCTGAGAGAGAAAGGGATTGAGTTGCCTTACCAGGATCCAGCTCTCAAGTACCAGCCCAATGAGTTCGCCGGCTCTGCCAACATGTACATCAACAACTACGCCGAT ACCACCTACTACGGAGCAATCAGCATCGGTACACCCCCCCAGTCCTTTCAGGTGCTTTTTGACACTGGCTCCGCCAACCTGTGGGTAGACTCCGTCTACTGTAACACTCAGGCCTGCA ACGCGCACACAAAGTTCAACCCCCGACAGTCGTCCACGTATTCTGCCAACGGTCAGTCCTTCTACCTGCCCTATGGAGCTGGAAGCCTGTATGGAATCTTTGGATACGACACTGTCAAC GTTGGCGGGATTGTGATCAATAACCAGGAGATTGGTCTGAGCACAAACGAGCCTGGCCAGAACTTTGTGGTGGCCAAGTTCGACGGCATCCTTGGCCTGTCCTACCCCACTATCTCAGCTGGAAGAGAGACCCCTGTCATGGACAACATGATGTCGCAAAACCTGCTGAATGCCGACATATTCGCTTTCTACCTGTCCAG GGGGGAACAGCAGGGCAGTGTGCTCTCTTTCGGAGAAGTGGACAACAGCTTGTACCAGGGACAGATCTACTGGACCCCAGTCACCTCTGAGACCTACTGGCAGATCGGCATTCAAGG ATTCCAGATCAATGGTCAGGCGACCAACTGGTGCTCTCGGGGCTGCCAGTCCATTGTGGACACTGGAACCTCCATGCTGACAGCTCCCAGCCAGCTCCTGCCTTACATCATGCAGGCCATCGGAGCCCAGAGAAACCAGTATGGAATG TATGTGGTGGACTGCAGCCAGGTGAACAACTTGCCAACTCTCAGCTTTGTTATCAGTGGCACTGccttccctctgcctccttctgCTTACATCATCCAG GAGGGATACCAGACCTGTGCAGTGGGCATCACCCCCACCTATCTGCCCTCTCGTGATGGCGAGCCCTTGTGGATCTTTGGAGACGTGTTCCTCAGAGAGTACTACTCCGTATATGACCGCACCAACAACCGTGTCGGCTTTGCTGTAGCTGCCTAA